The region cagtatCTTGATGTTGTGGATCTAATCAGTCTTTCTGATTTTTGCTTTGGACGGTGTTCTTGAAGAGAGAAGTTTTGGTAAGCTCTATATGTtcattaaccaaaaaaattattgccTTGAAATTTTCAACTCTGGGTTTCAAAACCATGaaaatttattagttattatctCTGTTTATCTCTGATTTTAGAGTTGTTTATTAAGGCTTCtgaaattatctgttcagataAAAAGATTAATAACTTTTTGTGTTACTGATTCAGAACATAGGCAGCcattttttaagaattaatgTAGTTTATCAATAAGTTTAGAAGTTGTatcatattttgaatcaaactttGGTTAGTGTGATTATTTAGATTCTTTATGTGTAATTGGCTAGAAACTTTATGTGCCATTGCTCAGTTATAATATGATTAAGATATTGTATGGTGTTTTTATTGACCCTTATCCTTCATGTCACCTATGAAGTTTCCTTTGCTAATGATGTAATgatgtttcttttttatatttgaatacaACAAGCACTAACCGAAGATCTtaaacccggatgtacagtccGGATGAACAGTATATGAAACCTTTTGCTTCCTTAGtacttgggaaaaaaatatggttgcatGTACAGTGTTTTGGAGTTTGTTCTGTGTTTCATGATTTCATTCTTGAAAATGTGTTCTTGTCTCCATGTTACCGATGTCTCTACAGTCTAGATAATACCAAGGCTCACTAAAAGATCAGACATTCAactagttctttttttttttctgttgatTTTACTTATTTAATGCTTGGAAATTGAAAATGCATTTGCAAGTATCTGAGGAACTTGGCCTGTAATTCATGATTTCATTCTTGGACATTTGTTCTTGTTTCCATATTATCAATATCTGTAGATAATATCATAGCAATTTCATATTGCAGAATTAGAAGAATTTCTTTTGGCTGTTTGTTAATTTTGCAGGATTTGGAAGAGTTTAAAACCTGATTTATCGACACCCGGAGTGATGTCTGAAATGAAGCATGATATTACTATATATCAAGACTCAAGTCAGAACATAACTCAGAAACTATTCATCTTTGTTGGAGTGATAGCCTATactgttttaattttaaagattaTGACTCTTCCCACTAAACATGCCTTGTCTCCTCTGTTTCCTGGTTTTACTGTCCCCGAACTGGATACCAGTTCTCGAACCGATGGTATTGATCCTACAGAGATACAAAACATTGATGTTTCAGTGAATGAAGGAGAAAACAACCATGGTTTCATGGTTAAACAGTTAGAGCCAGATGTAGAAAAGAATGGTAATATGGAACTTCAAATTGCTGCTGAGATGGTGGAAGGTATGTATCTTTGTTGCAGCTCAGATAGTGTTAATAAATACAATATGAATTATAATGCATTTGATtttcaaatgaaatgaagaagaaacaaatacttatctaattcaatctcTGATCAGAAAACCATGCTGAAACTTATTCTGGAACTGATGATAAGCTACTACTGCACAATGGCATGATTGTTTCCAATGATAGTTCTATGGGGATGGGGAATAATACCAAACATTCAGCTCCAAAGATTCAGGATATGAACCAACAACCAATTTCAGATATCTGAATTTTAGTCTATTACTGACTCTGAGGAATGTACTGAAATATGATATTATGTTGCAGATAATTAGTTTTTCCAACTTCATTTGCAGCTTAAATTCCTCAGCAGGCACAGAACATAGTATGAATTTCTACCTTATCTGTTGTGAAATAATACTCATTTTTCTTGTGCCAATACAGTAATTTTCTTCATTGGGCTTCATATACAATGTAAGAACATGATGTATCCATgagcttaaataaataaaatcagttATTTTGATGAAACTTATTACATATAATTGTCAATATTAATTCAGACTACACATGCTGAAAACATAACATTGATGagaattactaaaattttcacCCTTCAATGTAAAACTTTCTGGTTAAAACattgcagttttttttttcctgttgaGATaccatgattcaattctcaatagtgACAAGCAAATGaatagtactgtttatattcatattcatatttacAAACTGTACTGATGAAGATAAGCTTGGCACCATAAGattcttatcatcatcattcatcaagaatgaaacaagaaagatcaaaacttaaatataaggaaaaatgagaaaattaagTTCTTTTGAATATATATCTGTAGATACTAATCAAGCACATATTATATGGAATCAAGtctgtttaaaaatttaaagtagaTATTATGATAATGATAGGCAATTTTTATATTGGAACCTAAATTTACCACACTATATGTTTCTAATAATGGAAGGAAACTGTTTGATAAGATTTGGAGACAGTGAACCTATATTGAGGATATAATTATTTAGagaatttaattgtttttgttgtttttttagtaCCCATGTGATCTCTGTCATTTGTGCTTTCAATTATTGTGTGACCACaatgaaagacaaaaaaaagtgaacatatatatatatatatatatatatgtaaatattatataagaGAACAAGGacaaacttttgtttttttgcaatatatatactttaagtttatttattataaataaacattttatgGAAAAATATTTGAGTTATTTGAATTTTGGTATAAGATGGTTTATTTTATGACTGATTTTTTACTTCTAAATATAATTCTAATTACACACTTTGTTTTAGTGAGGGTGCTtgatttaaataagaaaaacaagatgtTGTGTGGCAGATTTTCTTTTATCAAATGAtactaatttatataaattgaaataatacacataaatgtaataatacacaaaataatattaatatacataatttttcCCCCAAATTTAGTTTTGcaagtatttatatttttatgtccCAAGTTTCATCTAGACTGAAAACAAGGATTCATGAAATCGGAAGTTAAAATTGTAATTATCCCAACTAAATGACACGGTATGAGCTAAAGTTTTTTCAAttagtgtatgtatatatatatatatatatgagccttttttatattttttatattcaatcaTGATTTATAAACCACATAGTTGCTTGCATGT is a window of Dioscorea cayenensis subsp. rotundata cultivar TDr96_F1 chromosome 5, TDr96_F1_v2_PseudoChromosome.rev07_lg8_w22 25.fasta, whole genome shotgun sequence DNA encoding:
- the LOC120260701 gene encoding uncharacterized protein LOC120260701, which translates into the protein MSEMKHDITIYQDSSQNITQKLFIFVGVIAYTVLILKIMTLPTKHALSPLFPGFTVPELDTSSRTDGIDPTEIQNIDVSVNEGENNHGFMVKQLEPDVEKNGNMELQIAAEMVEENHAETYSGTDDKLLLHNGMIVSNDSSMGMGNNTKHSAPKIQDMNQQPISDI